AGTTAGGCCCAAGCTCAGCCCAACCCAATTTTCAACCTGCGGCCTTTCAACCGAGTACGAGGAAATGGCCTTAAGAAACGACATCTTTTTGAATCTTATACGGACGACGACATGTTTAGTGTAACCAAAACTGTATTTCAGCAAGATCTTGGAGGCTAGGGGATGGTTTCATTGGCCAGGGACACAGTACCCTCTTTCAGATAtttcatcatatttatttttaactcaacccttttttttttagcaatgaTCACAATAATTACTGATGATCAAGCTTATCACTTAATAGACATGTTACTTCTATGCCTAATAATGAAATCAAGTAGTAGAAAAGAATCTAATCATGTGTTATACCTACTTGAATAATATATtctcaatcaaactaattagaTAAAGGCTGATAATTTACGGATTAGCATCAGGGTCCTTAATAATTGGAGAATTGTGTTATTACTCCTTTCCTTTGTTATTGGGCAGGGGTTGTGGGAGGAGACTTCTTACTCGAGCAAGAGAGTCTTTATTCGGACAAATTTTctatgttcttttattttttattttttgacaataAATTGTAGAGAATCTAAATTCATAATCTAATAGTTCAGCTTGATTTTGGAGAAACAATGTCCTCATGTTGTcctcatttaaaaaaagaaaagaaaaaagcatgaGTTCGTGCTTTTTACATCTACAAGCATAACCTAATCATATCAAGAGACTTTGAGAAAATGAATGAGTATTCATCTATTCGGATTCAAATAATAAGTCATTTCAAACTAGATTAGTGTTGGGCTAAGGGAAAAGAGTTAAAAGTCGCTTTTTGGTAAACCTACTGGTTAATATAAACAAGTAAGTATTGCctcaaaaattaatggaatTGGATCTAAATAACTCCATATGATATacttatataataaataattctaTTCGTATAAATTTTGTGTATATTTTATTGGGAGCCATTGTGAAATTACatatttatcctaaaaaatttgtgaaaaagaaaaatgggctTTGGCTCGCCGAACCCCCCACCCCAAATTGGCCATTGGTTGGCTTGGGGGAAGTCGACCACCGAGTGCCaatttttgtgtgtgtaatTTCATAATAACCCCAACAAAAGAATGATCGATAAAAATTTATACGGAATAAGTTATTTGTCAGCTTTGAGTCATATCCTGAAATTTCATGatcaattttataatttgtcaggaaaataattttcaaagaaaaatggaaagaaagaatgaaagaaataaaggaaTCTAATGGCTATCTATTTTCAACGTAGATGCACCTTATTCCAActaaaattaagtaaaaatcaAACATCGACCATATGGAGTTGATCTATTGAGTACTATTGACTTGagtgaaaaatgtaaaattttgaaaactgtCGGTTAATGGCTTTGAATTAGGATTGATGTAGAAACTTAACCACACTTCAAACAAAAGAATCATTGTTAAAAAGAACTGCAGTTGAATTTTAACATACATCGATTCCCAAGATTGCCTGCCTAAGAGGCCAACAGTATGTTTCACGCGGCCGCGGCAGACCCGCCGCAACACACAAACACGGATACACGCCTCAGCTTGAATTTATTCAAAGCCCCCAATAACCATTTTTATCAACACGTGGATCCACATTTACACCAATTTGCCATCCTTACACAGAGTCATTGTGGGACTTACGTGCCCAAACAAGTGAGCGGACAACTCAAAATTTGATTAGATAGataaagaaaatgttaaaattatGAGTTGTCCCAAAAtgttaagctgataagaagatgtaaatttaattacttagagcatgtttgagattgtggttgaaaaatagagtttttaagttaagagttttttggcaaaagtatcatttttaaacttttgtcaaaagtgcattttgtcaatttttacgctttttgaatccttaaaagcgttttcaagtatttttaccaaacagatacttttttcttcaaacgaactttttgagtattaaacgaACTTTTAGGTCTCTCAAACACATACCCAAATAGACaattaatcattactttaacactctcccaaTCCGCACGGGTGGGCTCAAACTCGAtctattttaataggtgaggtctaacacgtgaaatatttaatttaattaaatgggccCAAAAtctttagctctgataccatattaatcatttaatcgtTAACTTAAccgaaaatataatatttagaaGGCTTGTTCCTCTGAAGGGGTTCTATTGAAGGGGCCCCTCCTGCTGAAACACTTTACGGATCAACACCTAGAGGAACTCCACATTAACGTTATCCTTTTAATGGGACCGAGCCAATGTCACTTTCAAGGCGTGACTTTTAGGTCCAGGTGGGGTGGTGGGGTGCACAAGCCACAAATAACTCTCTACCGCAAAAGCAAAAACTCGGCGCTAATGGATCAAGAAAGGTGGCTCCAGATATACAGCCCATACTTaaatgttttattatatatacatatgacgCTTTTTAACCAAAATTAAGGGTCCACTTCTTGGATTATAATGTTTTAATGGTTCGATATGATAACCCACTTGTCTAGGAGTACCCTAATATGTAAATTTGGGACTTTCTTTTGGGAGTTGTACGGACAAAGGACGTAATAAGTGTTAATTAATAAGTTTTTTCATACAAAGAAGTAAGTGCCTGATCACAAGTTTGAGGCTCaatagcattatatatatatatatatatatatatatatatatatacacccatTTTTATCATGGCTTAGATTGGATGACTGGCAATTTTACATCCAACAACAACTGATCGATCATGGGCAGTTCGATCGACATGAATGTTGCAGAACCCATGAACATCACGTACCCAGACAtgcaagtaaaaaaaaaaaaaaaaaaaatcagatttccATGAGAATGGGTCCATTCTGATAGATATAAGAACTTCTATATGGCCCCATGTGTGTTTACATActaaaaaaggattaaaaaaaaatgtctgttCTCTCAATCCACGATTTTGcatttgtttaatatatatttttgctgTGCAACTTGGTTAGATGTTGGTTGCTTGCAAGTTGGAGAATTTTGCTACCATTCTTGGTCAAGGGTGTGATGATACCAATTAAGTTCATGCACTTAATAAAAGAGCTAAACCTCACAACAATGCTGCCATTAAACGTGTTTGGGAGGTCAGTGGGTAGGTACAGGATGGTGGCTTTTCAAGAAGAATTTTTGTAACATCTGCTCTAATTCCTATTTTTTAGGTTAACTTCATTCTTACTCAGAAGAcaaatgctaaaaatcacatGTCCATTTAATTGGGCTAATTTGATAGTGTTTATTAatctttagttttattattattattattattattattatttatttatttatttatttttatttttttaattttaacaagatTAATTTAAAAGTTGATTGACACGGTCATGTCAACCAAGTAGAATGAGGGTGAGCATACGAAGCTACATTATGACCAAGGAAAGCCATGGCCTCCcttggtttttaattttctttatatgtgtgtgtgtgaagctttaaaattaattaagtttgacCCCTCCGAATGAAAATTTATGATTCCATCTTTAGGTGGAATATTGAGGGTGtggtttttagcattactctactaaaaatatttttggagtCAACTGATTGAAGCCGACTCATACGGAATCAAGATTTCTCATTGAGAATCAAATTTGGAAACCAAGAGGACCCCTTGGCCCATTTGTAGTTCCATTCAAAGAAACAAATGtttttactaattatttttaGGTCAAACGTTAATAGATGCAACTGTTCAATGAAAATGTGttccaaaaaaatttggttggATGCATTAAATAAATGAGTTATAACTTTTGACTGGATATGGTGGACCTTCAAACCCTTATTTTTTACTTCATCATGCTATGATTTACAGCATAAAACCCTAAGGGGTTAGTACTTTGAAAGTAAAAGATATAAACATTGTAAAACAAATATTCATATTGATCATGAAATTTGCAGGTGAGATGTGTGTTGGAATGTATTTCACTTCACTTGTGTTGATCATATTCCTCGATATTTTGATGAAGTCAATATGCGTAGCACTAACATGTGATCAAAATGTTATAAATTCAGCTTCAAAGATATGCATGAAACATGCAACAACATATAATTACTTGGCTATgttacaattaattaatgtttttgaaAATCAAACATTTGGCCTGGGGTGCCAAGCCTAAGATCGTTTAACTCCATCGTTTGGCAATGGGTTGATCAGGTTGCACTACCTCTGAAGCATTTctattggaatatatatatactagctaGTTCACACAGAAGAAAGAaccagagagtgagagagatggATGACctagaagaaagaaataatgggaatatggactttttttttttgggttggccTAAAGCATTTAGATTCTTGATATGGAATAGCATTTAATCCTGCAAAGTGTTTATTGTCCTGAACAATGGGCAGTATGAGGCCAATTAATATTAAACTGGCTAGAATATTGAAGCAGGTTAATTTGTTGATTTCATAACTTGATGAAAAGTAATTTCATTGAAAGCTCTTGTACAACAAGAGatgttataattatttaattaacctGAATGGCATTATATTGGTGACGATGGCAATCTAATAATAGTGATGTCTCGTCAGTCCGTAACCATAAAACACATAATGGTTTTAGAGAAGCTAAAACCCTACTTTACATAATACAACTGTAGAGGTGATGTCGGGAAATTACGGTTTTTTATAATCGAGTGCATTTCTTTTCGGCCCCCAAAAACCTTACTGTTCTTGACGTTAATTAAGATAGTTTTTTTTGCTGCAAAAACATAGTCCAACCCAGATGTCCAACACAAAGCTGGCTTACACCCGAAACCTCTGCAAGCGCAGTTCAGCAACAACTGGTTTGCACTTTCTTCTCAGAACTCCTTGCTCTTCAACCAGATTTTGCCAAAGATTTCCATCCACCATAAATGGCTTCTCTCAGCCTCCAACGATCCAATCCCAACTTCCCGCCAATCTTCTTCATTACCCTAGTGAAAAACCATGCAGTATTATTCACAGTCCACCACAAAGACAAGTTCTAGCAGTAGCAGCAGTAGCAGCAATGCCTCTGCTACTGCTGCGGCTGCACCTGTTGCCAGGGGCCGACACCCGGTTTATCGTGGAGTGAGGCGTCGGAGCAGTGGCAAATGGGTGTCGGAGATTCGGGAGCCTAGAAAGCCTAATAGAATCTGGCTAGGCACATTCCCTTCACCGGAAATGGCTGCCGTCGCTTACGACGTGGCGGCACTTTCTCTTAAGGGTCAACAAGCTGAGCTTAATTTTCCCAACTCTGCCTCTTCTTTGCCCGTGCCCGCCTCCACTTCCCCACGTGATATCCAAGCGGCTGCAGCCTCTGCTGCCGCCGCTATGGGCGCTGCAAAGGATGCTGAGGGTAGTGGGGCACAAATCACAGAGGAGCCGGAAAGAGCTGTGGCGGCGGCTGATGAATTTGTTGATGAGGATATGATCTTTGACATGCCTAATGTTCTTATGAACATGGCTGAAGGGATGCTTCTTAGCCCTCCTCGCTTGGACATTGCTGGCGAAGATGCTGAATTCTCTGGGGATCAGAACCTTTGGAAGTTTCCTTAATCcgatatatatatctatatatatcttaaataatattgtctaccaaaaacaaaacatcatgagagacttaattaattaaactctatatataatatatctatatatatatatatgacggcCGCAGTCTGGCAACGAAAACTCAGAATGCTGGATGACAACATCAAATGCGTCTATGAGTGGCTTGGTTGGTTTGTTTAATAATTTGTACAGGATTTTCTGTATTCCGGATTTCTCTTCTTGCACCTTTCTGTTGTTTTCTTGCTTCAGGAGTTCCACAAATTAAGCAGCTTGATCAGTTGATTTCTTCAGAGAGACCTGAAACTTCAATTCATATCCTCCAATTCTCGCAAGAGGGCAAAAGCCAAAAACTCGCTTTAATTAAATTCTTCTCTTAATACATTAAAGGCCCTCTTGATTTCAGGTTACTATGCTTTGATTGAAACTCAAGTAAAGTATGCAGCAGAAAGCTTTGGCAATAGAATTTGGTGTTCGTGAAGAAAGATTCCATTCCACCCTTAACTGCCACCAACTGAATTCGCAACTACCAACTCcctaaagataaaaagattaatCCACAAGAAATTTAAGGCACGAGATATATAGCTAGAACATCCTTCCAAAAACTGTACAGCGATTTGCATCATGCACCATCTGCAAGATTACTGCATAATATCACtactctccatctctatctccCTCCAGAACTTTGTTGAGTAGCAAAAATCAATCCAATTAAGCACGCCATGATCATATCAGAATCTGCAATTGCATTGAAAATTAATGAAGGGAAAGATATAAAGAATTATATATTCAGATGCTCCACCTTCAATCCATCATTCAGTTCCAAATTAAGCAAATAGCATGAATGGTTaggtgaagaaaagcaagcaagTTGGAAGCGTTAGTCAACCGAACAATCAAGAGTTACTTTAAGGGtatcataattattaaattaatttaactcAAATAGTACTTCATTTTAATATTTCCTTCTAGCATACTTTGTGATGGTTAGAAACGAGGTCCCCAAAAGTTTCCGGCCCAccttaccatatttgttgacGTGTCATTCTCACTAGTCTGGTTCCTCTGACGGGGCATTCAAACAGCGGGCATAGATGCCATGGAATTTCGTGATGGATGGTAACCCTTCACCTAGCTTCGACCTTTCGAAAGGGTCCACAAAAGTCATGCATCGTAGGTGTAGGGGCATCCATGAAATATGGTAGTTTTCAGTTTTTACGAAGTGGGAGAGTGGGATCGAAGTGATGAGAGTGAGAGACTTAGTGGGAGGCATGAAGGGGAATGTGGTTAATTGGATACCCACCTAGCTAAACATAATTAATCTTAGCACTCAGACAATGGAACTCTGCTCAGACGGAAACTTTTTAGTAAAGCGCATAAATCTTCCTACCACCTCCTTTGGTACCAAGATTCTGATCATCTGAAATTTTATGTGAAATTCCAACCAGAAATAAAAGAAGGGTGTGTGGGACGTGGGATGTCCGAGCACGTTTTTGAGGAGCCCGGAATGAGGGGTCTAcatgtatatacatataagcTTAATGAGTCGaattgacatgttcacacaagagggggagagaggagATTCGAAtcagtgaccttcgcttcatgaggcgtgatcccCAACTGAGTGTACTGCCTTTTAGGGACGAAGAAATGCAGAAGTTGAATAGTAAGCTTAtgcaaattttccttttttttggataaataaaatGAACATAATTGAAGCGCAATTAAAGGAATACAACTACATACGCTGAGGCATACCTCAAACATTGACAACAATTACAATGGGGAAACCCCGAAGCACTTAATAAGCAATCAAACAGCTTAAGAACTAAAAACATCGTAAGACAAACCCCATCCAAAAGAGGGTATCTTCCCAATTTAGGCAAGGGGCCTAAAATGTTAAACTTCTTCCATAAAGTTTGCCATATGCaggcaagaagaagaaaagtttgaTCTATAAACTTCTCGACATATCAAAAACCAAAAGTGCCATCCAAAAGCACACTATGGTTTTTTAGAATGTCTACTTGTTATCATCTAGAGGATAATTAAAGACACGGTGAGGAATAACTTTCCTACTTTATTCGGATTTTACATCTTATTAGTCTAATTAATTACCAtgaatttttggttttatttttatagttgtctcatgcttttttttcctcccttttttGCTTCAACAGATACTTTAGAATTCAAATTCCCTAAATTCTTTGCCCAAATAAGAGAGGGGGTGTTAAGCTCGAGGTGCCTAATTAGGTGGATTCCAAATTCCGAACTGTTTTAAAACTTGCTCGAACGCCTAACCACCGTACCCGGTCTGAATTTTTTGGAGATTCGGATCTAAATCCAATATTCTAAGCATTattaaggggaaaaaagaaaactttatctgAAGATTCATATATAAACATTTAACAAgtgaattttttatatcacagcCGCCATTGCACGTACCAGTTCTCCACTATCATGAGTTATGACTAATTAAAGAAACCTAAAAAAGGGGGTGAAATCAACAAGTCTGACTGCATGTGTGGCCCAGCAACAGTAGGACATGTAACTTGTAAGCAGACCAAGAGCAGTaccatttttgttaatttatttgatACTGCATCCAGGGGTTAGAGTGAATTTGGCAAAAGCGCCATTTTTGTCGTTTGGATTGACAGCAGGCAAAACTCCATCAATGGCAGAAGTCAAGAGAAGTTATGATTAGGGATTAAACGATGGCTTAAGCACCACAAAAAGGCTAATTATCACCTTTATTGACTGTGCTAATTAAGATTTTATGCTCCTCCTATTCATGCTTGCTGATCGATGACATTTGAGGCGGCCTTCTTTCTTAATTAGTGCCTATATATTACGGTTTACCCTAATGACGGGCTTCATTAGATCATTGAGACAACCATAACACAACTGTCTTGGACTCTTCATTAAGATTGCACTTGATTATGTATGCACTGTTCCGAAACTGACAAGATGGTTACAGACTCATAACATCGGCTGGTTTTGTAACTTTGAAATATTTTCCATCTTGTCAACAAGTACTTTGGCCCCAATTGGACacaaattaaatatgaatattattcTTATAGGATCAGGATCAGGATCATGATCCCTTTCTCATAAAGCTAATTTATTTTCGCTCAACTAGATTGGTTGACAGGCTATCTGCAAGACAAAAAAACAGCTATCAGAGTGGTATTGAATGTGAGCTTGGAGAGCCTTCGATGATTAACTCAGTAATATactaatataaacaaaatagaaTAGAGAGAGTTTAGGGAAAAAATGGCTCTTAGTTTATTTGGGGTTAATCCTCCTTTTCTATCTTAGACTACCCATTGTCTTACCACCACCACCTGGTTGGCCTATAATTGTGGAGGCTCTTAGGCTTTTTAACGTTTTTAATGAGTAAGACATTGAGTCCAAAGTGTCAATTGAGCCCAAAGTTTTGAGTAGTACTTGGCTTATTTATGGTATTACCACCTTAAAATTAGGTTGTTTGATAAATTTAAACTATGTAAAGAGGGAGGTTGTGAAGACCTTCGGGACAGGTGGGTTCAATACCTTAAGTTAATCTGAGTAGATGGACCTTAAGGTATACTGCACGTATT
Above is a genomic segment from Corylus avellana chromosome ca9, CavTom2PMs-1.0 containing:
- the LOC132162527 gene encoding ethylene-responsive transcription factor ERF024 translates to MQYYSQSTTKTSSSSSSSSSNASATAAAAPVARGRHPVYRGVRRRSSGKWVSEIREPRKPNRIWLGTFPSPEMAAVAYDVAALSLKGQQAELNFPNSASSLPVPASTSPRDIQAAAASAAAAMGAAKDAEGSGAQITEEPERAVAAADEFVDEDMIFDMPNVLMNMAEGMLLSPPRLDIAGEDAEFSGDQNLWKFP